A single genomic interval of Arachis duranensis cultivar V14167 chromosome 7, aradu.V14167.gnm2.J7QH, whole genome shotgun sequence harbors:
- the LOC110273536 gene encoding uncharacterized mitochondrial protein AtMg00810-like: protein MKPPPGYPCPSGKVCLLRKALYGLKQAPREWFDKFSTTICSLGFTCSPHEHALFIHKSERGVVLLLLYVDDMIITGDDADGISDLKASFQRTFEMKDLGSLNYFIGLEVISTDDGIYLSQAKYASDLLTRAGITDSRTESTPLEPNVRFTPMDGIVLDNPTLYRQLVRRLVYLTVTRPDIAYPVHVLSQFLSSPRTTHYAAVLRILRYIKGTLFHGLYFSAHSSLCLQAYSDADWAGDPTDRRSITGYCLFLGDALISWRAKKQTFTAQSSTEDEYRALANTTTEVISIRWLLEDLGAPQSFPTDVFCDNRSAIQIAHNDVFHEHTKHIEIDCHFVRQRILIDVVRLITVGTLD from the coding sequence ATGAAACCCCCTCCGGGTTATCCTTGTCCCTCTGGCAAAGTTTGTCTCCTTCGCAAAGCACTCTATGGGCTTAAGCAAGCTCCTCGTGAATGGTTTGACAAGTTCAGCACTACCATATGCAGTCTTGGTTTCACTTGCAGTCCTCATGAGCATGCTCTCTTTATTCATAAAAGTGAACGTGGAGTCGTTCTTCTACTTctgtatgttgatgacatgatcattACTGGAGATGATGCTGATGGTATCTCTGATCTTAAGGCATCCTTTCAGCGTacttttgagatgaaagatcttggttctCTCAACTATTTTATTGGTCTAGAAGTCATATCCACCGATGATGGCATCTATCTCTCTCAGGCTAAATATGCTTCAGATCTCCTTACTCGAGCCGGAATTACAGATAGTCGCACTGAGTCTACTCCTCTTGAGCCTAATGTGCGATTTACTCCTATGGATGGCATTGTTTTAGATAATCCCACTCTCTATCGACAGCTAGTTAGACGACTCGTCTACTTAACTGTCACCCGACCAGACATCGCCTATCCAGTTCATGTACTTAGCCAGTTCTTGTCATCTCCTCGGACTACTCACTATGCGGCAGTTCTTCGCATTCTTCGCTACATCAAAGGCACTCTATTTCATGGCCTTTACTTTTCTGCCCATTCCTCTTTGTGCCTTCAGGCGTACTCCGATGCTGATTGGGCTGGTGATCCCACTGATCGTCGTTCTATTACTGGTTACTGTTTGTTTCTTGGAGACGCTCTCATTTCTTGGCGTGCTAAGAAGCAAACGTTCACTGCTCAATCAAGTACAGAAGATGAGTATCGTGCCCTTGCTAACACCACTACTGAGGTTATCTCCATTCGTTGGCTTCTCGAAGATTTGGGTGCTCCTCAATCGTTCCCTACTGATGTTTTTTGTGACAACCGCAGTGCTATTCAGATTGCCCATAATGATGTCTTTCATGAACACACCAAGCACATTGAGATTGATTGTCACTTTGTTCGGCAACGTATCCTTATTGATGTTGTTCGTCTCATTACTGTTGGCACACTAGATTAG